ACAGCAGGGTTGCCAAAACAGATTTTCTCTGGCCAAAAACGGGCTGTAAACCAAGGGATAAGGATAGCTACTATGCCACCCAAAACCACATGTCCCATGGCTACCGTATTGTTAAGCAAAAGCCATGCAATAACCAGAAAAACACTCAAAAAAGGATGAGGAAGCCATGTGCTTTGTTTTTTTACTTCTGCCATTATTGTCCCTCCATCATGGGTTGCAATACAAGTTCTATGTAGCCTTTTGTGTCATAAAGCATCGTTGCTGTTTCATTTAAAAATCCAGAGATAGGATTTGCAAAAAGCACCAAGCCCACACTCATGGCCAGCAAAAAAAGTGCGGGTAGAAAATGCGATGTTTTCACTGTTGCTGTGAGTGCACTTTGTTCTTTGTCGGTGTCATAAAAGAGCAAAGAGCCCGTTCTGGTAAGAGAGATGATGACAAACAAGCCCGTTAGCAACACAACAAAATAGACCATTCCTGCATTTGTGCTCTCTAGTGCGCCCTGGAGTATCATCATTTTGCCAAAAAATCCAGACAACGGCGGCATTCCTGCCATACCTACAGCAAAAGCAAAAAAGAGGCTTCCGGCAAAAATCATCTTTTTAAATGGAGGGGTTTGAACTATTGCATCGCTATACTTTTCACGCAAATTGCTGATATTGTCTGCAAGCAAAAAGAACCCGCCCGCAACCAATGTAGAGTGCAACATGTAGTAAAGTGCACCTCCAAGGGAAACGGAAGTATTAATGCCAAGCGCAACTAGTAATGTTGCCACTGAAGCTAGCACCAAATAGGCAACTTGTTCTTTGAGGGCTTTTGCACTCATGACGCCAAAGGTCGCCAACACAAGAGTAATGAGACCAAAAAACAAAACCCAAGGCAAATGGTAAAAGCTTAAACTTCCCGCTTCGCTTCCAAAGAGTGTACCATGAACGCGAATGATGCTATACACTCCCACTTTTGTCATAATGGCGAACAACGCCGCCACAGGCGCACTGGTGTGTGAATAAGCGCCTGGAAGCCAAAAATAGAGCGGAAACATTGCTGCTTTGAGTCCAAATACCAGCAAAAGCAACAACCCAGCCCCGGCTACAACGTTGACATTATCAGGGGAGAGTGTGCTAATTTTTAAGGCCATGTCGGCAATGTTTAACGTCCCCAAAATCCCATATAATGCTCCTACGGCAAAAAGGAAAAGCGTTGAGCCTACAAGGTTGATAATGACATAATGCAAACTGGCTTTAGTGCGTTCTTTGCCATGTCCATGCAATAAGAGAGAGTAGGAAGCGAGTAGTAAAATTTCAAAAAAGACAAAAAGATTAAACACGTCGCCTGTTAAAAAAGCGCCATTGATACCAAAAAGTTGCAAGTGAAATAAAACATGAAAATGAACATTTTTGCCATCTATGTTAGTGATGATTGCGTACCACAAAGCCCCAAAAGCCAATACAGAGGTAAGCAACACCATGGTAGCAGACAAAGAGTCCAGCACTAATGTGATGCCAAAAGGAGCAATCCAATTTCCAAGTTGATAGGCCACATGGCCCGTGTTGGCAAGCGTGGAAATG
Above is a genomic segment from Sulfurospirillum tamanense containing:
- a CDS encoding monovalent cation/H+ antiporter subunit D — its product is MMHSAILPILLPLFGAIAILFAKVLSHKAQQMLSIMLMFLLVILNIWTISTLANTGHVAYQLGNWIAPFGITLVLDSLSATMVLLTSVLAFGALWYAIITNIDGKNVHFHVLFHLQLFGINGAFLTGDVFNLFVFFEILLLASYSLLLHGHGKERTKASLHYVIINLVGSTLFLFAVGALYGILGTLNIADMALKISTLSPDNVNVVAGAGLLLLLVFGLKAAMFPLYFWLPGAYSHTSAPVAALFAIMTKVGVYSIIRVHGTLFGSEAGSLSFYHLPWVLFFGLITLVLATFGVMSAKALKEQVAYLVLASVATLLVALGINTSVSLGGALYYMLHSTLVAGGFFLLADNISNLREKYSDAIVQTPPFKKMIFAGSLFFAFAVGMAGMPPLSGFFGKMMILQGALESTNAGMVYFVVLLTGLFVIISLTRTGSLLFYDTDKEQSALTATVKTSHFLPALFLLAMSVGLVLFANPISGFLNETATMLYDTKGYIELVLQPMMEGQ